In a single window of the Cupriavidus sp. P-10 genome:
- a CDS encoding response regulator transcription factor, whose protein sequence is MRILIAEDDDTLADGLTRSLRHSGYAVDHVADGLGADSALSTQTFDLLILDLGLPRMSGLEVLKRLRARGAMLPVLILTAADSVDERVKGLDLGADDYMAKPFALSELEARVRALVRRGAGGGATLMRHGPLAFDQVGRIAYLNEQMLDLSAREIGLLEILLTRCGRLVSKEQLVDHLCEWGEEVSNNAIEVYVHRLRKKIEVGGIRIATVRGLGYCLEKFQPAVAAQH, encoded by the coding sequence ATGCGTATTCTGATCGCCGAAGATGACGACACGTTGGCCGATGGGCTGACGCGCTCGTTACGTCACTCTGGTTATGCCGTCGACCATGTTGCCGACGGGCTGGGTGCCGACTCGGCCCTGTCGACCCAGACTTTCGACCTGCTGATCCTGGACCTGGGCCTGCCGCGCATGTCCGGCCTGGAGGTGCTCAAGCGCCTGCGCGCGCGCGGCGCGATGCTGCCGGTGCTGATCCTGACCGCGGCCGACAGCGTCGACGAACGCGTCAAGGGCCTGGACCTGGGTGCCGACGACTACATGGCCAAGCCTTTCGCGCTGTCCGAACTGGAAGCCCGCGTGCGCGCGCTGGTGCGCCGCGGCGCCGGCGGCGGCGCCACGCTGATGCGGCACGGGCCGCTGGCTTTCGACCAGGTCGGCCGCATCGCCTACCTGAACGAGCAGATGCTCGACCTGTCGGCGCGAGAGATCGGCCTGCTGGAAATCCTGCTCACGCGCTGCGGCCGGCTGGTGTCCAAGGAACAGCTGGTCGACCACCTGTGCGAGTGGGGCGAAGAAGTCAGCAACAACGCCATCGAAGTCTATGTGCACCGCCTGCGCAAGAAGATCGAGGTGGGCGGCATCCGCATCGCCACGGTACGTGGCCTGGGCTACTGCCTGGAGAAATTCCAGCCGGCCGTGGCCGCGCAGCATTGA